Proteins from a genomic interval of Rhipicephalus microplus isolate Deutch F79 chromosome 6, USDA_Rmic, whole genome shotgun sequence:
- the LOC142765091 gene encoding uncharacterized protein LOC142765091, whose translation MSVWDIEVEEVSGPWYPLERDGTPTEDAETDSEDDEKRSSSHSASDDERSRSRGSERFRRSSAPVNKRSGLLKLAHVVAPDFSRCAFEAVYVYLLSLLVDGTPSEPSALRQLLYGVDIPVAILFSAHLFIATARLVSWSVAKLRAVEDGLVSTAIFLLVLLLAALLLTACSIQFVLLTRGVKELLVRLAMTAWLSTYDSCFKYLVCLPRRRDPEDCMLPAWCQASGSNSTNSNTLDALVYDMIASSSQGQLIQMIQELQGQFLEPFVRLYAFATCAWAFSLGGAAWAAVQMLMSMYSGVVNAWHIFAHHRRRQLNGIVARMDALCTAAALRSIVHGKATPAEPIVIRALSPPSRCLLGK comes from the exons ATGTCTGTGTGGGACATCGAAGTCGAGGAAGTCAGCGGCCCCTGGTACCCACTCGAGAGGGACGGAACTCCGACCGAGGACGCCGAGACAGACAGCGAGGACGACGAAAAACGGAGTTCTTCTCATAGCGCATCGGACGACGAGCGCAGCAGAAGTCGTGGTAGCGAGCGCTTCCGGCGGTCTTCGGCACCGGTGAACAAGCGAAGCGGCCTGCTGAAGCTCGCCCACGTGGTTGCGCCTGACTTCTCTCGCTGCGCATTCGAAGCCGTG TACGTCTACCTTCTGTCGCTGCTCGTGGATGGAACACCGAGCGAGCCCTCCGCCCTCCGACAGCTTCTGTACGGGGTCGACATTCCGGTGGCGATACTGTTCAGCGCCCACCTGTTCATCGCAACGGCCCGATTGGTGTCCTGGTCGGTCGCGAAGCTGAGGGCAGTCGAGGATGGCCTCGTCTCCACGGCTATCTTCCTACTCGTCCTGCTGCTCGCTGCGCTGCTGCTTACCGCCTGCAGCATTCAATTCGTACTGCTCACTCGGGGCGTCAAG GAGTTGCTCGTGCGCTTGGCAATGACGGCGTGGCTTTCGACCTACGACAGTTGCTTCAAGTACCTCGTCTGCCTGCCGCGCAGACGGGACCCAGAAGACTGCATGCTTCCCGCCTGGTGCCAAGCGTCCGGTAGCAACAGCACGAACAGTAACACACTCGACGCCTTAGTGTACGATATGATCGCCTCGTCAAGTCAAGGTCAACTGATCCAG ATGATCCAGGAGCTACAGGGGCAGTTCCTGGAGCCCTTCGTTCGCCTCTACGCGTTCGCCACGTGCGCCTGGGCGTTCTCTCTTGGTGGCGCCGCGTGGGCGGCCGTCCAGATGCTGATGTCGATGTACAGCGGCGTCGTCAACGCCTGGCACATCTTCGCGCACCACAGGCGACGCCAGCTGAACGGGATAGTCGCTCGCATGGACGCCCTCTGCACAGCGGCGGCGCTGCGATCGATCGTGCACGGAAAGGCGACGCCGGCTGAGCCCATCGTCATACGCGCTCTCTCACCCCCCTCCCGCTGTTTGCTGGGAAAATGA